DNA sequence from the Coffea arabica cultivar ET-39 chromosome 11c, Coffea Arabica ET-39 HiFi, whole genome shotgun sequence genome:
GCTTTGTTTTGATGAATCAATTCGGGAATATGTGGTAATCTTAGCACTCTTTGGCGGGAGGAGGGGGGACAGGAGGATTGTTCTCTCAGCTAGTTTGAGTACTAAAATTCACAAAcggatttgttttccttatgaAATTTGTTATTTAGCTAACTCAGGCATTTCTGTCAATGGAAACCTGCACTGGATAATTCAAGAAAGGAAAGGGGATCCtcaattgataatttattttgATGCAAAGGCTAGTAGATTTAGCAAGTTGCCAATGCCCAAGTACAATGTTGGAGATTCTACACATATATTTGGGTTAGGGGTTCTGGATGGATGTCTAAGTATGTCACGATTTGGAAATATCTGGAATCAAGAACATGCTAATGAGATTTTAATCATGAGAGAATATGGTGTGGAGGAGTCATGGACTACTTTGTGTTGCTTACCTTTCAAAGTTGTTGGTGGATTGGGCTGGTTGGGTTGGTTGCCACCACTGTTCTATACCAAGAAGAACAAGGAAGTTTTGGTGACAAATGGTGTCCATGTTTCTGTGTTTGATTTGAGAGACAAGTCACTGAGGGATATTCATTTGCCAAAACTTCCAAATTTCTATCAGTGTCATATGTATCTGGAAAGTCTACAAAAGGTCCATCCATTGAATCCTGATGAGAGCAtgggaaaggaaaaggaaaaactggTGATATGCAAAGATTAGGTACTTGCTTTTGATTATGACGCCTTATCTTGTTTATTTTCCTAAGAAGTTATACAATTGAATTTTAATGGCAAACTACTGATTTGCTTTTTAATTTGGACCGTCTGGCTCTTGTTTGTCTGTGCATTTTACTTGAAAAGGTGCATTTAAGATCTGTTCATTTTCTCAGCATTGTGTGAAACAGGATTCAGAGCACTCCAAAACTTTTAGTTGAGCTTCAATTTAGTGCAGCATTGCGTGAAACAGAATTGGTTTCAAGTAAGGAAAACAGAGAATCATAGTGCAGGATTCAGCAGTATAGAATTAGAGGATTTAGGAAAATGGTACGTGATGATGTCaatggagttttctttcttgtGAGATTCTTGTCACAGGGTGTTCTTATATCAATTTGTCCTTGAAGAGATAAGTTGCATAGAATGAATGAGATGCTAATTGTTGAATTTTGATAGTTCTCTGACCCGATCCAGTCTCATACTTGAAGCATAGACCAATTTATTTTATCACCTTCAGAATTTCAACAGTGCCAAAGAGCATTTTGGTGGAGGATTTAAGCTGCAAAAGGCTTTTTGTCTTAGTTTGTTATACTGCCAAACCGACAGGATGTATACTCCATCTTTTGGCCCTCAGAAAGTTACTGCCAACCCTAAATAGGGTATGTATAATGAAAAATTAAGTTAATATCAAAATACAGCTCTCTAGGATTGTCAAGTCTGCTTGATTTATATTCATCAGATGCATGGAAATTGGTAACACAGGACTAGTATGCTAGACTAAAGCAATTTAAACTGTAACGTGCATAGGGTACGCTTAGTTTCTATAATTCCAAAATTGAGCATTTACAACAATGATAGTTGACTTTTGATATTTATGTTATGTTACTGTACCTATTTTAGGAACTTTCCCTGTATGTCATAGTTCTGGATATCCTATTTATTTTGTCTGGTGGTCCAAAGTTATGTAATTCATGCAGTGACACAAGAACAAGATCTTCTAATAATTTATCTAACAGCCAAATCCTGATACTGTTTTAATGTAGCAAGTACTTTACAGCAAGAAATGGTGTCTATTCCGGACCAACTAGCCTTCTGATAGAGGCAATTCATCATTTTTGCTGCTTGTGtatgttgtttcttttgtagattTAGCACTAATCATCCTATTGGCTATCGAGTGCTGATTATCATTTGAGATTGCAGAAGCCCATTTGTGAGGACTGATGATGGTTTACATGCtatcattcaacttaatttCAATGAGGGCTCGCTAATGTACATTTAATCTCAAATTGATGCAGTGGTCAAGTGCAAACCCCCTGAATGCTTATGATACTTCAAACTGAATTACTGGACTTCAGAGGGTCAAAATTTTATCACTTGGGGTTGCCTTTTGTCATTACTAAATAACCTTCTTCATTTTACAGAACATATGTGACTGTACCTACAccttaggtttttttttttgtgaatgtAGGGGAGAAAAATTTAATGTCTTCGGATGGTTGGTGGGATTGCAAAATTGGGACTCTGTAAACTGTTTTAGGACTTAGGGAGTATATGAAGTCAGGGGACCAATCTGGTAGCTAAACATTGTGCTTGGTGACAAGAACTTCCAGAGATACAATGAACCTTCAAATGGAAACATCAATTTATCACATTGTTTATAAATTTGGGTCGCATTCTGCAGCCCCCATAGATATATACTTTAAATATAAGGTTCTCGAGGATGCCACAAATATTTATGATAGTAACTTCTGTTTTTCAAAAATGTACTTTTGACGTAGCACAAAACTTGGTAGGCACACCAACTTTGTGGAAAAGCTTAGATATTGAATGTCACCGAACTTATAATTGCAACTTGGAATAGGATGGCAGAATATGCTTAAGAAGGTGAAAACTGATTGGTAATTCTAGGAATCACTCCTAGGAATCTTTAGGCCTCACACCTAAAGTTGGGATGTATCACACAGCCCTAAGGCAGACGCTAAGTctgctggaaaattttattaatgaCCAAAAAACTGACTTCTCTTTGTGGCGAAGTGGTTATTTATAGACCTTAGAATTCCAATCGTATTTAGGACTCCTAACTAGAATAGAATTCTAGTAGAAAGCTAGAAGGCTAAGCTTTCTTATTCCTTATAACAACTAAAATATTAATTACCAAAAAATAACTACTAAACAGAAAATTACCATAAACATAAAATTCCTGCAGCTAATTCAAattactaaaatacccctgccggcaaaaatcagaaaataaacTGCATAGAATTCAAACCAACTCCCAAGTTGGTTCCTTGTCATCAAAAGCATGCCAAATCAATGTTTGGGCATTCAACACATGCTTCCCACGTCTCCTATAAACCTTAGTGGATTTTTGCCACCTATCTCTATCATCTCTCCCCGGCTTGAGAAGACTCGACCCAGGCGAGTTAATGGCCTGATACCTCTCATAGAAATCTGGATCCAACTTCTGAAATTCAGATTCGGTAATCCATGTACAACCTGTGCATGGTCGTCCCCTCCAATGAACAAGAAGCTTTTGGTAACCACCCCTCTAGTGGACACAATTTGGTGGTCAAAAACATCTTCAATTGCTTCACGTAAGCGTGTAGGAGGTGGAAGAGCAGCCTTAGAAGTCCCACTTGCTGAATCATCTAAATGTCCCTCATAAGCAGTCAAATCTTCAATATTGAACACATTGCTAATCCCCATATCATCTGGTAACTCAAGAACATAAGCATTTGAGCTGATTTTCTTGAGAACCTTGAAAGGACCTGCACTTCTTGAATGTAGCTTCTTGTAGAAACCCTTAGGATGCCTCTCTGGCCGAATACGAACCATAACTTCATCCCCTTCTTCAAATTCTgcaaatttcttcttcaaatctGCATGTGCTTTGTACCTTTCATTGCTGGTAGCAATCCGGCATTGAACTTCATCATATATATCCAAAATATGCTTAGAAAAAGCTTCAGCTTCAGCGCTTGGATGAGCACTAACTAGTAATGGAAGCAAACCAATTGATTTGCGAGGATTATTTCCCATTACAGCCTCAAAAGGACTATAACCAGTCGATCGATTCATTGAACCATTGTAAGCAAATTCTGCCATCGGTAGAATTTGATCCCAATTGGAAACATGATCACCAACCAAACACCGAAGTAGATCACCAAGGCTGCGGTTAACAACTTCTGTCTGACCATCCGCTTGTGGgtggaaagaagaagaaaacttgAGTTTAGTGTGCAACATCTTCCACAAGGTCTGCCAAAAGTAACTCATAAACTTCACATCCCTGTCTGAAACTATAGTCATGGGCAGTCCATGAAGTCTAACTATCTCTTTGATGAAAATCTTAGCGATATGGACAGCATCCGAAGTCTTAGCACATGGGAGAAAGTGAGCCATTTTcgaaaatctgtccacaactactAGTATAGAATCATAACCTCACAATGTTCTTGGTAGTCCAAGGACAAAATCCATGCTCAAATCTTGCCACGGTCCATGTGGAATGGGTAGTAGCATGTAAAGACCAGTGTTTCTCTTTCGCCTCTTGGCCAATTGACAAATTCGGCATCTAGCAACAGTCTTGCCAACATTCTGTCTTATACTCGGCCAATAGAAGCGATCTTGCACCATGGCAATTGTCTTGTCACACCCAAAGTGTCCAGCAGCACCTCCACCATGTAATTCCCAAATTAACTCCTCCCTCAATGAAGTATAAGGAACACAAAGTAGAGTCCCCTTGAAAAGATAGCCATCATGGATGGAAAAACCAGCATATTCTGCTTGTTTAccagccattaaatcctcatATATGACCTTGAAATCTCTACAACGAGGATGATCTTGCTTAAGTGAATCAAAACCAACCACTTGAACAGCCTTAGTAGTTAGAATAAGATGCACACGACTAAGTGCATCAACCACCTTATTCTCAACACTTGTCTTGTACTTGATAACAAAATTGTATTGTTGCAGGAAAGAAACCCATTTGTCATGTCGATGACCCAACTTCTTTTGAGAATTTATATATTTGAGGGCCTCATGATCAGTATATAGGACAAATTCCTTGTAAATAAGATAATGATGCCAATGGCGAATACATTGAATAACAGCGTAGAATT
Encoded proteins:
- the LOC113715631 gene encoding F-box/kelch-repeat protein At3g23880; protein product: METTNMEETDQGIDEFLPEETGQFLRHIPEEVISKVLSGLPIKSLCRFKCVCKSWKSLISDPKFSLITSRGRERAIFWDERTPSFYSLDRDLVLEKLPSPLEKIPDCANQECLFLGSCDGLLLFRVSDTVLLWNPSTRCCRRLFNLNLMAKDYVVEASGLCFDESIREYVVILALFGGRRGDRRIVLSASLSTKIHKRICFPYEICYLANSGISVNGNLHWIIQERKGDPQLIIYFDAKASRFSKLPMPKYNVGDSTHIFGLGVLDGCLSMSRFGNIWNQEHANEILIMREYGVEESWTTLCCLPFKVVGGLGWLGWLPPLFYTKKNKEVLVTNGVHVSVFDLRDKSLRDIHLPKLPNFYQCHMYLESLQKVHPLNPDESMGKEKEKLVICKD